A portion of the Leptospira wolbachii serovar Codice str. CDC genome contains these proteins:
- a CDS encoding peptidase MA: MIRKPVILSLFLLTTVIYPETERAAVPLKRGPSSDVLYFDFGETAPTSYLSVERLQEPKLEDLKLGFLEPTPGYYNGPDGGEVYQWAKNHYQWKRADGSVYTEWANGTFKLDFPAGIGFISAPASCNGCLPTLIWSYPDLTKITKYWLTHRKEYDYIHQKPLNFENYLLVNETKFGKPKLELGNYIFYGSEQWTEYLRVFGDFFKMKPFLQYMKSEFQLENRGKIPVLLFDKYEGIKEYIGADIPGGSEEGGFGGRDSISLCCGEKMPQATGNLEFDSDALRRVHFGVFYHEAVHNLEQISCLKIQSETGKIPQADILDPWFEEGLANYVEAKFYERKQFHIYNDAEKLIRENKVPKTFKSLLDAKYKDLLPYSIGPLLVKHIHETYGKEAIVSYQKETCVGTAPALALQNATGVSPDQILKDSLSRFEKEKDSVLRDGKKLQLAGYTVMNSKFPAEYKSFLEKGFALPESALEIKVYTQLPSLQKIFPAAVESFSSKLEGDFLGPGGSYFYLWKKGNYRWYGDTWEANVFPGNQILYRGSNFTLIEWEDGKKQYISPKGDSVIFFNLESKSYLDSDGKPVTP; encoded by the coding sequence ATGATCCGCAAGCCAGTCATATTATCCCTTTTTCTCCTAACTACCGTTATCTATCCTGAAACGGAACGAGCCGCAGTTCCTCTCAAACGTGGGCCAAGTTCCGATGTATTGTATTTTGACTTTGGGGAGACGGCTCCCACTTCTTATCTTTCTGTAGAAAGACTCCAAGAACCAAAACTAGAAGACTTAAAGTTGGGATTTTTAGAACCAACCCCTGGTTACTACAATGGCCCGGATGGTGGTGAGGTTTACCAATGGGCTAAAAACCATTACCAGTGGAAAAGAGCCGATGGAAGTGTGTATACGGAATGGGCGAATGGAACATTTAAACTCGATTTTCCAGCAGGGATTGGTTTTATTTCCGCACCTGCATCATGTAATGGTTGTTTGCCGACTCTTATTTGGAGTTATCCTGACTTAACCAAAATTACAAAGTATTGGTTAACACATAGAAAAGAATACGACTATATCCACCAAAAGCCACTGAATTTTGAGAATTATCTTCTCGTGAATGAAACCAAATTTGGGAAACCAAAATTGGAATTAGGAAACTATATATTTTATGGCTCCGAACAGTGGACCGAGTACTTACGCGTTTTTGGTGATTTCTTTAAAATGAAACCTTTTCTTCAGTATATGAAATCTGAGTTTCAATTAGAGAATCGGGGAAAAATCCCTGTATTGTTATTCGACAAATATGAAGGGATCAAAGAATACATTGGGGCTGACATTCCCGGAGGCAGTGAAGAAGGTGGGTTCGGGGGAAGAGATTCCATTAGCCTTTGTTGTGGGGAAAAAATGCCGCAAGCCACGGGAAATCTAGAATTTGATTCTGATGCACTTCGGCGTGTCCATTTCGGAGTTTTTTACCATGAAGCGGTTCATAATTTAGAACAAATTTCTTGTTTAAAAATTCAGTCAGAAACGGGCAAAATTCCCCAAGCCGATATTTTGGATCCTTGGTTTGAAGAAGGTCTTGCCAATTATGTAGAAGCAAAATTTTACGAACGAAAACAATTCCATATTTATAATGATGCAGAAAAGTTGATTCGTGAAAATAAAGTTCCTAAAACCTTTAAATCGTTGTTAGATGCAAAGTATAAGGATTTGCTTCCTTATTCCATTGGGCCACTTCTTGTTAAACATATCCATGAAACCTATGGGAAAGAAGCCATTGTTTCCTACCAAAAAGAAACCTGTGTAGGAACGGCACCGGCCCTTGCTTTGCAGAATGCTACCGGAGTTTCCCCAGATCAGATTTTGAAAGACAGTTTGTCACGGTTTGAAAAAGAGAAAGACTCTGTCCTTCGAGATGGCAAGAAACTCCAGTTAGCTGGTTATACGGTCATGAATTCAAAATTTCCAGCTGAGTACAAGTCCTTTTTGGAAAAAGGTTTTGCGCTTCCGGAATCCGCTTTAGAGATCAAGGTTTATACTCAATTACCAAGTTTGCAAAAAATCTTTCCGGCCGCAGTAGAATCTTTTTCTAGCAAATTGGAGGGAGACTTCTTAGGCCCTGGTGGAAGTTATTTTTACCTTTGGAAAAAAGGGAATTATCGTTGGTATGGAGATACATGGGAAGCCAATGTATTTCCGGGAAACCAAATTCTTTATAGAGGATCTAACTTTACACTGATTGAGTGGGAAGATGGAAAAAAACAATACATATCACCGAAAGGAGATTCGGTGATATTTTTCAATTTGGAATCAAAATCTTATTTGGATTCTGACGGAAAGCCGGTCACTCCTTAG
- the trxB gene encoding thioredoxin-disulfide reductase, with protein sequence MNHKVVIIGSGPAGHTAAIYAARANLNPVMYEGFMAGGVAAGGQLTTTTEVENFPGFPEGIDGTKLTQLFREQSVKYGTTIHTQTITKVDFSKRPFTIWSDDEEIKADSIIIATGATAKRMHVPGEETFWQRGISACAVCDGALPIYRNKALAVVGGGDSAVEEANHLTKFASKVYLVVRRDQLRASQIMQKRAMEHPKIEILWNQTVVEAKGGTTGLSSIVLESTLDKSKKDLEVGGLFYAIGHVPNTEVFQGQLDLDETGYILTKPGTTKTNVEGVFAAGDVQDKVYRQAITAAGSGCMAALEAERWLEGH encoded by the coding sequence ATGAACCATAAAGTTGTCATCATCGGATCGGGTCCCGCAGGACATACAGCGGCCATTTACGCAGCCAGAGCCAATTTAAACCCGGTGATGTATGAAGGATTTATGGCAGGGGGAGTGGCGGCAGGAGGACAACTCACCACCACAACGGAAGTGGAAAACTTCCCGGGATTCCCAGAAGGAATCGACGGAACCAAACTCACCCAACTTTTCCGGGAACAATCCGTAAAATACGGAACCACCATCCACACCCAAACCATCACCAAGGTGGATTTTTCCAAACGCCCTTTTACCATTTGGTCTGACGACGAAGAAATTAAAGCCGATTCCATCATCATTGCTACTGGTGCCACAGCCAAACGGATGCATGTCCCGGGGGAAGAAACCTTCTGGCAACGCGGGATCTCCGCCTGTGCCGTTTGTGATGGAGCCCTCCCCATCTACCGCAACAAGGCACTTGCCGTTGTGGGTGGTGGCGACTCCGCTGTGGAAGAAGCAAACCACCTGACTAAGTTTGCGTCCAAAGTGTACTTAGTGGTAAGACGTGACCAACTCCGTGCTTCTCAAATCATGCAAAAACGCGCCATGGAACATCCCAAAATTGAAATCCTTTGGAACCAAACGGTTGTGGAAGCTAAAGGTGGTACTACGGGCCTAAGTTCCATTGTGCTCGAAAGCACCCTCGACAAATCCAAAAAGGATCTGGAAGTGGGAGGACTCTTTTACGCAATTGGACATGTTCCCAACACAGAAGTTTTCCAAGGACAATTAGATCTGGATGAAACGGGTTATATCCTTACAAAACCAGGAACTACCAAAACGAATGTGGAAGGGGTTTTTGCGGCTGGAGATGTGCAGGACAAAGTGTACCGTCAAGCGATCACCGCAGCAGGTAGCGGTTGTATGGCGGCACTCGAAGCAGAACGTTGGTTAGAAGGTCACTAA